One bacterium BMS3Abin08 genomic window, ATCCGTATGGACGATTTTGCACAGGCAATTGCACCGTGGACGGTCCAGAGCAGTTTTTCGAAGTCCTCATCAGGGCCATCCGGTATCCCGCGGGCTATTACCGGTCCTTCTGGCTCTATGTCCGGGAACCAGCCCTCACCCTGAAGGGCTTCTCCCGTGCAGAAGAGCCAGTCCTCGGCAAAAACTTCCTGGAAATGAAGGACCACGGGGCCTTGTACGAGGAAGTGCAGGTCCTGCAAAGGGTGACGCGGGTTCTCACCGAGGAGAAGTCCCTCACGTATGTTCATGCCCCCGGTAAAGCCGGTCTTACCGTCTACAACGAGGATCTTGCGATGGTTCCGCAGATTCATAAAGGGCATCCGCCAGGGAATGAATGTCCGGAGAAACCTCCCTGATTTGATGCCTGCACGGTGCAGTTCATGGGTTATAGGGGGCCATGAATAACGTGCGCCTACAGCGTCAACAAGCACCCGCACCTCTACCATGCGGCTGACTGCCCGGGCAAGGGAGTCCAGAAACAGTCTGCCGGCACCGTCATTATCAAAGATATATGTTGAGAGGGTGACTGAACGTTCAGCCCCGTCAATCGCCTTGAGCATCTCCGGAAAGGCGGTATCACCGTTCCGGAGGGGCCTTATCCGGTTTCCGTGCAGAAGGGGCTTCTGAATGATTTTTCCAACGAGGCGTGAAAGTGCAATAAACTGATCATGACGGGGCAGAGGCAGTTCATCGTCATAATCAGGAGATGTTGTGCCGGGGGACGCCTGATGGTCGCTCCTTAAGGCCTTGGCACGCCGTCTGATACGGTTAATTCCGAAGAGGAGATAGAGGACAGCGCCGATGACGGGAACAAGCCAGATAACCCCTACCCAGGCAATGGCTGAATGGGTCTCGCGCTTGTTTAAAACGGCATGCGCCGAAGCATACACCGTTATAAACAGGGTAAGGAGGCCGGCGATATGAGGCCAGATTTCGATCAACAAAGCCGACCCCGGCAAGATAGTTCGTAAGAGGTCTTGATTGTCTCTCCTTTTCTGTCGAGGGTCAATGTCTGCATATAATTCGGTTCATTGGTAAAAAAAGTTGAAGCCACTTGATCAGTCCGTCATTCCGGCTTGTCCTGTCATTCCGGCTTGTCCGGAATCTTTTCTTCAATATTTTTGTATAAACCACTTAATGTCGGATTGCTTTGTCTATTTAGAGTCTGTGTATAAATTACAGTTATCTGTCATTCCCGCAATCCCAAACGCATTCGGGAGTCGAGAATCCTTCCTGAAGAACGATTTCCCGAACGCTTTCGGGGAATGACGGAAAAACGACCGCTCTGCGCTTTGAACGATTCCGGACAAGCCGGAATGACATTGTGCGTTGTGGTTAATGTTAAGTTGAATTTTAAGCCTGTCTTCAACTAAAACACGAAAGAGTCTATATTTTTAGTCTCTTCAAGCTTATGTGTGTAAATCTCCCCTGTTTCTTCCCCCCACATCAATGGGGCTGTCCGGCAATCAACAAAAGTGCCGACTTTGTCATCCTGAGTTTATCATGGTTGATTTATGGCAGAGCAGGTTCGGAGACCTGATGCTGAACTGACGATCAATTCAGGGAGTGAGCGGTTCTCTGGGCGGCATCCGCCTTCAGAGAGTTTTCTCCCTTTGCGGGTGGGGCAATCATTGCCCTCAGTCCTTCCACGTAGTCCCTGAATTCGTTTATCCTCTTT contains:
- the clsA gene encoding major cardiolipin synthase ClsA; amino-acid sequence: MPGSALLIEIWPHIAGLLTLFITVYASAHAVLNKRETHSAIAWVGVIWLVPVIGAVLYLLFGINRIRRRAKALRSDHQASPGTTSPDYDDELPLPRHDQFIALSRLVGKIIQKPLLHGNRIRPLRNGDTAFPEMLKAIDGAERSVTLSTYIFDNDGAGRLFLDSLARAVSRMVEVRVLVDAVGARYSWPPITHELHRAGIKSGRFLRTFIPWRMPFMNLRNHRKILVVDGKTGFTGGMNIREGLLLGENPRHPLQDLHFLVQGPVVLHFQEVFAEDWLFCTGEALQGEGWFPDIEPEGPVIARGIPDGPDEDFEKLLWTVHGAIACAKSSIRITTPYFLPDSSLITSLNLAAMRGVRVEIILPSVNNLPMVKWASTDLFCQLLEKGCRIYLTPPPFDHTKLMIVDKTWTLFGSANIDPRSLRLNFEFNVECYDNGLATDLNSLMEKKLKAAHQVTLEDVMSRRLPVRLRDGVARLFSPYM